The proteins below are encoded in one region of Sideroxydans lithotrophicus ES-1:
- the mrdA gene encoding penicillin-binding protein 2, which produces MNRYVELKNHQREIYYFRLRLVLSLGFVAVMLLILLLRFFYLQVIRHDYFHTMADSNRIYVVPIVPNRGLILDRNGVVMAKNYSGYTLEIAPTKVKDMDGLIAELSRLVEITPKDIKRFKKLLTERQTLETMPLLSQLTDEEVARISAQQYRFPGVEIKARLFREYPYTDVTSHLIGYVGRINQKDIDQLEEDDAASNYLGSDYIGKTGIEQSYEKDLHGKTGFEQVEVDASGRAVRVLSRTAPKSGNNLMLTLDAKLQEVAEKAFGDYRGALVALDPTNGEVLAFVSKPGYDPSLFIDGIDTDTWDELNNSPDTPLNNRALRGQYPPGSTIKPFMALAGLYYGTRSPTHGISDPGYYMLPGSRHQYRDWKVGGHGSVDMFKSIVVSCDTYYYGLANELGIDNMHSYLSRFGFGQKTGLDMEGEVSGLLPSPEWKAKRYNQIWYPGDTVSAGIGQGYNLVTPVQLAFATAILANDGVAFQPHLVKEVQPPSGGGVPTVIKRLFDLKIDPANLKLVKSAMEAVTKPGGTASVASYGAPYRIAGKTGTAQVIAIKQGEKYDAKKISEYNRDHAWFIAFAPADKPRIAMAVLVENGGHGGTTAAPIARKVMDYYLLGKIPQPLQKVTDKTGDASD; this is translated from the coding sequence ATGAATCGTTACGTCGAGCTGAAGAACCATCAGCGCGAAATCTATTACTTCCGTCTGCGACTGGTGTTGAGCTTGGGCTTCGTGGCGGTGATGCTGCTCATCCTGCTGTTGCGTTTCTTCTACCTGCAAGTCATTCGCCACGACTACTTCCACACCATGGCGGACAGCAACCGCATCTACGTCGTTCCGATCGTGCCGAACCGCGGCCTGATCCTGGACCGCAACGGCGTGGTGATGGCGAAGAACTATTCCGGCTACACACTGGAGATCGCGCCGACCAAGGTCAAGGACATGGATGGGCTGATCGCCGAACTGTCCAGGCTGGTCGAGATCACACCCAAGGACATCAAGCGCTTCAAGAAACTGCTGACCGAACGGCAGACGCTGGAGACCATGCCGCTGCTGAGCCAGCTCACCGATGAAGAAGTGGCACGCATCTCCGCACAACAGTATCGCTTCCCCGGCGTAGAGATCAAGGCACGGCTGTTCCGCGAATATCCCTATACCGATGTGACATCCCACCTCATCGGCTATGTCGGCCGCATCAACCAGAAAGACATCGACCAGCTGGAAGAGGACGATGCTGCGTCCAACTATCTCGGCTCCGACTACATCGGCAAGACCGGCATCGAGCAGAGCTATGAGAAGGACCTGCACGGCAAGACCGGCTTCGAGCAGGTCGAGGTGGATGCCAGCGGGCGCGCAGTGCGCGTGCTGTCGCGCACCGCACCGAAATCCGGCAACAACCTGATGCTGACGCTGGACGCGAAATTGCAGGAAGTGGCGGAGAAGGCTTTCGGTGATTATCGCGGTGCGCTGGTGGCGCTCGACCCCACCAATGGCGAAGTGCTGGCTTTCGTCAGCAAGCCGGGTTACGACCCCAGCCTGTTCATCGACGGCATCGATACCGATACCTGGGACGAACTGAACAATTCGCCCGATACACCGCTCAACAATCGCGCCCTGCGCGGGCAATATCCGCCCGGCTCGACCATCAAGCCGTTCATGGCACTGGCCGGGTTGTATTACGGCACACGCTCTCCCACTCATGGCATCAGCGATCCCGGTTATTACATGCTGCCCGGCAGCAGGCACCAGTACCGCGACTGGAAGGTGGGTGGCCACGGCAGCGTCGACATGTTCAAATCCATCGTCGTCTCCTGCGACACTTATTACTACGGTCTTGCCAACGAACTGGGCATCGATAACATGCACAGTTACCTGTCGCGTTTCGGCTTCGGCCAGAAGACCGGCCTGGACATGGAAGGCGAAGTCTCCGGGCTGCTGCCTTCGCCCGAATGGAAAGCCAAACGCTACAACCAGATCTGGTATCCCGGCGACACCGTCTCGGCTGGCATCGGCCAGGGATACAACCTGGTCACACCGGTGCAACTGGCGTTCGCCACCGCCATTCTGGCCAACGACGGCGTGGCCTTCCAGCCGCATCTGGTGAAAGAGGTACAGCCGCCCAGTGGCGGCGGTGTGCCAACCGTGATCAAACGGCTGTTCGACCTGAAGATCGATCCCGCCAACCTCAAGCTGGTGAAGAGTGCGATGGAGGCGGTCACCAAGCCGGGAGGTACCGCGTCGGTAGCCAGCTACGGCGCCCCTTACCGCATCGCGGGCAAGACCGGTACGGCACAGGTGATCGCGATCAAGCAGGGCGAGAAATACGATGCCAAGAAGATCTCCGAATACAACCGCGACCATGCCTGGTTCATCGCCTTCGCTCCGGCAGACAAGCCGCGCATCGCGATGGCGGTGCTGGTAGAGAACGGCGGCCACGGCGGCACCACCGCAGCACCGATCG